The Proteus vulgaris genome has a segment encoding these proteins:
- the fliL gene encoding flagellar basal body-associated protein FliL, translating to MSNYSNERKSYSLILIIVLLVIAIIAAAFGGYSWWALKHAKSGSAGTSQQKVIPAPVFMSLEPFTVNLIDDEEHLDRVLYIGITLRLHNEDTRKRLHDYLPEVRSRLLLLLSRQQANKLATDNGKLQLMTDVKETLRPTLVPGESEQILSDVLFTTFILR from the coding sequence ATGTCTAATTACAGCAATGAACGTAAAAGCTATAGCTTAATTCTGATCATCGTATTACTGGTGATCGCCATTATTGCAGCGGCATTCGGTGGATATAGTTGGTGGGCATTGAAGCATGCTAAATCAGGTTCAGCGGGCACTAGTCAGCAAAAAGTTATACCAGCACCCGTTTTTATGTCATTAGAACCCTTTACGGTAAATCTAATTGATGACGAAGAACACTTAGACAGAGTGCTCTACATAGGGATCACATTAAGATTACATAATGAAGACACTCGTAAGCGTCTACATGATTATTTACCTGAAGTTCGTAGTCGCTTGTTATTACTGCTTTCTCGTCAACAGGCTAATAAGCTTGCGACAGACAATGGAAAACTCCAGCTAATGACGGATGTAAAAGAAACGCTGAGACCGACTCTCGTACCGGGAGAATCTGAACAGATCCTCTCCGATGTACTGTTTACCACGTTTATTCTGCGATAA
- the fliK gene encoding flagellar hook-length control protein yields MEITLLTMDVAATSPGTTSATQSQPGDNAPTFAQLLGSKPQQAQSDKKTANIANHSTKENKTHSDEDKTKEDNSHLVSVSAEQKVTDEPSLDKSQLTLTLPDNEQFVAIVENRMPSSLMSAEELAAELPVQLAGLPGLKRLALPSDTLNQALQQPHAVKTNEDLASLTHALSKDTELSDFNLTDKLNLSKSDEKSLLTQLRPETATLATESTLAGANQTEKPSAKKVDSIATLLTPTAEKVNALLNGDKQVATAKLTDNVAQQMVTGNRVAESELHNTLPTSSSFASQGVTGHAHSSTQPQMQFSPMATQVLNAQVGTPEWQQQLNQQIVMFSRNGLQKAELRLHPEELGSLHIRMKIEDGQAQLHLASQSGQVRSVLENAMHQLRQALSENGIQLTQSQVSSDTNDSWQQQNMSDSSQFSGDGADNHQGSEGNSMQLTSEPALQKITLTPQELASARGGVDIFA; encoded by the coding sequence ATGGAGATAACGCTTCTGACCATGGATGTCGCTGCAACCTCCCCGGGAACGACATCTGCCACACAAAGTCAGCCCGGTGATAATGCCCCGACTTTCGCTCAACTTTTGGGTTCTAAGCCCCAACAAGCGCAGAGTGATAAAAAGACAGCCAATATCGCAAACCATTCAACCAAAGAGAATAAAACACACTCTGACGAAGACAAAACAAAAGAAGACAATAGTCATCTTGTGTCTGTTTCCGCTGAGCAGAAAGTGACAGACGAGCCTTCTCTAGATAAATCTCAACTCACGCTCACATTGCCAGATAATGAACAATTTGTAGCGATTGTTGAAAATAGAATGCCCTCTTCATTAATGTCAGCAGAAGAGCTTGCTGCTGAGCTTCCCGTTCAATTAGCAGGGCTACCAGGATTAAAACGTCTCGCCTTACCTTCTGACACGTTGAATCAAGCCTTGCAGCAGCCACACGCGGTTAAAACCAATGAAGATTTAGCTTCGTTAACACACGCACTTTCAAAAGATACCGAGTTGTCGGACTTCAACCTTACCGACAAGCTTAATCTATCAAAATCAGATGAAAAGTCCTTGTTAACCCAGCTACGTCCAGAGACAGCGACATTAGCAACAGAAAGTACACTTGCTGGTGCTAATCAAACAGAAAAACCTTCTGCCAAAAAAGTTGATAGCATCGCAACCCTTTTAACGCCAACTGCAGAAAAAGTGAATGCATTGCTAAATGGGGATAAGCAAGTTGCCACTGCAAAATTAACGGACAATGTTGCTCAACAAATGGTGACCGGTAACCGTGTTGCAGAAAGCGAACTTCACAACACACTGCCTACCTCATCTTCTTTTGCTTCACAAGGCGTTACAGGTCATGCTCACTCATCAACACAACCACAAATGCAATTTTCACCAATGGCAACACAAGTATTAAATGCACAAGTGGGCACACCTGAGTGGCAACAACAGCTTAATCAGCAAATTGTGATGTTTAGCCGTAATGGCTTACAGAAAGCGGAGTTACGTTTACATCCTGAAGAGCTAGGTTCATTGCATATTCGCATGAAAATAGAAGATGGACAGGCTCAGTTACACCTTGCGTCACAAAGCGGTCAAGTTCGTTCTGTATTAGAAAATGCCATGCACCAATTGCGTCAAGCACTCTCTGAAAACGGGATCCAGCTCACGCAAAGTCAGGTGTCTAGCGACACTAATGACAGTTGGCAACAACAAAATATGTCAGATTCCTCTCAATTTAGTGGAGATGGTGCCGATAATCATCAAGGAAGCGAGGGTAATTCAATGCAATTAACCTCTGAACCGGCACTACAAAAGATAACTCTTACGCCTCAAGAATTAGCATCTGCTCGTGGTGGTGTTGATATTTTTGCCTAA
- the fliJ gene encoding flagellar biosynthesis chaperone translates to MREQSPLVTLRELAQTAAEQAAIQLAQVRQSHQQMEQQLNMLIGYQDEYRVRLNETLNLGGMSSASWQNYQQFLKTLELTIEQHKQQLQHWQAQLDIATEQWREKQQRLNAFETLEQRAEDSRKRHLDRIEQKQMDEYAQRSTLRRTT, encoded by the coding sequence ATGCGGGAGCAGTCACCTTTAGTGACACTGAGAGAACTGGCACAGACAGCGGCTGAACAAGCCGCCATTCAACTGGCTCAGGTCCGGCAGAGTCATCAACAAATGGAACAGCAACTCAATATGTTGATTGGGTATCAGGATGAATACCGTGTACGTCTAAACGAAACGTTGAATTTAGGGGGGATGTCGTCAGCATCATGGCAAAACTACCAACAATTTCTCAAAACGCTCGAATTGACTATCGAACAACATAAACAACAACTTCAACATTGGCAGGCGCAACTTGACATTGCAACTGAACAATGGCGAGAAAAACAGCAACGACTCAATGCATTTGAGACTTTGGAGCAACGTGCGGAAGATAGCCGTAAGCGACATCTCGATCGTATTGAACAGAAACAAATGGACGAGTACGCACAGCGTAGTACTTTACGGAGAACAACTTGA
- the fliI gene encoding flagellum-specific ATP synthase, with amino-acid sequence MTARLGRWLEKLSEAEARLNKIPRVRQYGRLTRATGLVMEAKGLVMPLGSTCLIERTIGKTVEEVESEVVGFNGSQMLLMPLQEVEGLTPGARVYAQATPGGENEGRQLPLGDALLGRVLDGSGYPLDGLPPPDTGYRAPLITPPINPLQRTPITDVLDVGVRAINALLTVGRGQRMGLFAGSGVGKSVLLGMMARFTQADVIVVGLIGERGREVKDFIENILGTEGLARSVVVAAPADVSPLLRMQGASYATRIAEDFRDRGKHVLLIMDSLTRYSMAQREIALAVGEPPATKGYPPSVFAKLPALVERAGNGVDGGGSITAFYTVLTEGDDQQDPIADSARAILDGHIVLSRSLAESGHYPAIDIEASISRAMTSLIDKTHYRRVQVFKQLLSSYQRNRDLINVGAYAAGSDPMLDKAIALYPSLAKFLQQDIQEQCSYQSACEQLNQLITLNSF; translated from the coding sequence ATGACAGCAAGATTGGGGCGTTGGTTAGAAAAACTCAGTGAAGCAGAAGCACGTTTAAATAAAATTCCACGTGTGCGTCAATATGGCCGTTTAACCAGAGCAACAGGTTTAGTCATGGAAGCTAAGGGGCTAGTTATGCCTCTTGGCTCTACGTGTTTAATAGAACGCACCATTGGCAAAACCGTCGAAGAAGTCGAAAGCGAAGTGGTTGGCTTTAATGGTAGCCAAATGTTGTTAATGCCTTTACAAGAAGTCGAAGGATTAACACCTGGTGCTCGTGTTTATGCCCAGGCTACCCCCGGTGGTGAAAATGAAGGTCGGCAATTACCACTAGGCGATGCGTTATTAGGACGTGTTTTAGATGGCTCGGGTTACCCTTTAGATGGTTTACCGCCACCAGATACGGGTTATCGAGCCCCTCTTATTACGCCCCCGATCAACCCATTACAACGAACACCGATTACAGATGTTCTTGATGTGGGTGTCCGTGCAATTAACGCATTATTAACAGTTGGTCGCGGTCAGCGCATGGGTCTTTTTGCAGGCTCGGGTGTGGGTAAAAGTGTGCTATTAGGCATGATGGCTCGTTTTACTCAAGCGGATGTCATTGTTGTTGGCTTAATCGGTGAACGTGGTCGTGAAGTGAAAGACTTTATCGAGAATATCCTTGGTACTGAAGGTCTGGCTCGCTCTGTTGTTGTCGCGGCTCCAGCTGACGTATCACCACTGCTTCGTATGCAAGGAGCTTCTTATGCTACACGTATTGCAGAAGATTTTCGCGATAGAGGTAAACATGTCCTGTTAATTATGGATTCACTCACCCGTTACAGTATGGCACAGCGTGAAATTGCGCTTGCAGTCGGTGAACCGCCAGCAACCAAAGGTTACCCACCTTCTGTCTTTGCGAAATTGCCTGCACTGGTCGAACGTGCAGGTAATGGTGTTGATGGTGGTGGTTCTATCACAGCTTTCTATACCGTTTTAACGGAAGGTGATGATCAGCAAGATCCGATTGCAGACTCTGCGCGCGCGATCCTTGATGGACATATTGTGCTTTCTCGCTCACTAGCCGAATCAGGGCACTACCCCGCTATTGATATTGAGGCGTCTATTAGCCGAGCAATGACGTCGCTAATTGATAAAACGCATTACCGTCGTGTGCAAGTGTTTAAACAGCTTTTATCAAGTTATCAACGTAACCGAGATTTAATTAATGTAGGCGCTTACGCCGCGGGTAGTGATCCAATGCTTGACAAAGCCATTGCACTTTATCCATCTCTCGCGAAGTTCTTACAACAAGATATCCAAGAGCAATGCAGTTATCAAAGTGCATGTGAGCAACTTAATCAACTGATCACACTAAACTCATTCTGA
- the fliH gene encoding flagellar assembly protein H, with translation MSDKHTDTNWKPWVPKELTDWALTVEETTEDEKEVEKQEKEVVQQQKVLEQINMLDDMKDKAQKLGHAEGFEAGKNQGYQEGYQAGLQSGIEEGIRQGIAQQSPLINEWQGLLAEFRHSLNGLDSVIASRLMQIALTAAKEVLGQPAVCDGSALLAQITLMLQQEQMFSSNPQLRVNPKHIPQIEKELGDSLSAHGWKVVADNSIHVGGCRVVTNDGDLDATIATRWHELCRLAAPEAL, from the coding sequence ATGTCTGATAAACATACTGATACTAACTGGAAGCCTTGGGTTCCCAAAGAGCTCACTGATTGGGCATTAACTGTCGAGGAAACGACAGAAGACGAAAAGGAAGTCGAAAAACAGGAAAAAGAAGTCGTTCAGCAACAGAAAGTCCTTGAGCAAATTAATATGCTTGATGACATGAAAGATAAGGCCCAAAAATTGGGCCACGCTGAAGGCTTTGAGGCAGGGAAAAACCAGGGTTATCAGGAAGGCTATCAGGCGGGATTACAATCAGGTATTGAAGAAGGTATTCGCCAAGGTATCGCTCAACAATCACCATTAATTAATGAGTGGCAAGGGTTATTAGCTGAATTTAGACATTCGCTGAATGGGCTAGACAGTGTGATTGCATCACGCTTAATGCAAATAGCCCTCACAGCAGCAAAAGAAGTATTAGGCCAACCTGCTGTCTGTGATGGCTCTGCACTGCTTGCACAAATAACCTTAATGTTACAGCAAGAGCAAATGTTCTCAAGCAATCCACAATTAAGAGTGAATCCAAAACATATTCCACAAATTGAAAAAGAGCTGGGTGATTCCCTGTCTGCTCATGGTTGGAAAGTTGTTGCCGATAACAGTATTCATGTTGGTGGATGCCGTGTTGTAACAAATGATGGCGATCTTGATGCCACGATTGCAACACGTTGGCATGAACTTTGCCGTCTTGCCGCACCGGAGGCGTTGTAA
- the fliG_1 gene encoding flagellar motor switch protein G: MLRIATFGGVQPSALAELTEVLNNLLDGQNLKRSKMGGVRTAAEIINLMKSQQEENVITAVRDYDGELAQKIIDEMFLFENLIDIDNRSIQRILQEVESDSLVVALKGCDQELRDHFLNNMSQRAAEIMRDDLNSRGPVRMSQVEAEQKAILLVVRKLAETGEVVLHGGDDTYV; encoded by the coding sequence ATGTTGCGTATCGCAACATTTGGTGGTGTTCAACCGTCAGCATTAGCCGAGTTAACAGAAGTACTAAATAACCTGCTTGATGGCCAAAACCTCAAACGTAGCAAAATGGGTGGTGTTCGTACTGCTGCTGAGATTATCAACCTGATGAAAAGCCAGCAGGAAGAGAATGTCATTACTGCAGTACGCGATTACGACGGCGAATTGGCACAAAAAATTATCGACGAAATGTTCCTGTTCGAAAACCTTATCGATATCGACAACCGTTCTATCCAGCGCATTCTACAGGAAGTGGAATCCGACTCCTTGGTTGTGGCATTGAAAGGATGCGATCAAGAGCTACGCGATCACTTCCTCAACAATATGTCGCAACGTGCTGCTGAAATCATGCGTGATGATTTGAATTCTCGTGGCCCTGTTCGTATGTCTCAAGTGGAAGCAGAGCAGAAAGCAATTCTGCTTGTGGTACGCAAATTAGCAGAGACTGGAGAGGTTGTTCTTCATGGAGGAGACGATACCTATGTCTGA
- the fliG_2 gene encoding flagellar motor switch protein G, whose amino-acid sequence MSNNLTGTEKSAVMLLTLGEDRAAEVFKHLSTREVQQLSIAMSSMRHISNQQLIDVMASFEEDAVQYAALNVNANDYLRSVLVKALGEERANNLLDEISETRETTTGIETLNFMEPQMAADIIRDEHPQIIATILVHLKRGQAADILALF is encoded by the coding sequence ATGAGTAATAACTTAACTGGAACCGAAAAAAGCGCCGTTATGTTACTAACACTCGGTGAAGACCGAGCGGCGGAAGTATTTAAGCATCTAAGTACACGCGAAGTTCAACAGCTGAGTATTGCAATGTCATCAATGCGCCATATCTCAAATCAGCAACTGATTGATGTTATGGCAAGCTTTGAAGAAGATGCAGTTCAATATGCGGCATTGAATGTAAATGCGAACGATTACTTGCGCTCTGTTCTGGTCAAAGCACTAGGTGAAGAACGCGCAAATAATCTGTTAGATGAGATCTCTGAAACTCGTGAAACAACAACGGGTATCGAGACGCTTAACTTTATGGAACCTCAAATGGCTGCCGATATTATCCGCGACGAACATCCGCAGATTATCGCCACTATCTTGGTTCACCTCAAACGGGGTCAAGCAGCAGATATTCTCGCCCTGTTTTGA
- the fliF_1 gene encoding flagellar MS-ring protein translates to MNSQFNDTEEKVITIPVWENPEILAKALDLGRWLLLVIIAWILWRKLVKPQLDKRREAEIAAQKAVLKTKLQVKDDVDEAELDDEARRKQARKRVSAELQSQRIREMAEKDPRVVAMVIRQWMSKEQ, encoded by the coding sequence GTGAACTCGCAGTTTAACGATACTGAAGAGAAAGTGATCACTATACCGGTATGGGAAAACCCAGAAATTCTTGCGAAAGCATTAGATTTAGGACGCTGGTTATTACTTGTCATCATCGCATGGATCTTATGGCGCAAACTGGTGAAACCACAGCTTGATAAACGCCGTGAAGCTGAAATTGCCGCACAGAAAGCTGTGCTGAAAACGAAGCTACAAGTTAAAGATGATGTTGATGAAGCAGAATTAGATGACGAAGCAAGACGTAAACAAGCACGTAAACGCGTCAGTGCCGAATTGCAGAGCCAACGTATCCGTGAAATGGCAGAGAAAGATCCTCGTGTCGTCGCAATGGTAATTCGTCAATGGATGAGTAAAGAGCAATGA
- the fliF_2 gene encoding flagellar MS-ring protein encodes MGNVERLSVAVIVNYKTIEDTKEAAEGEEPVVETKQIPLTDEQIQQIEGLVREAMAIPKNVVTH; translated from the coding sequence GTGGGCAATGTCGAACGCCTTTCTGTTGCCGTCATTGTTAACTACAAAACGATTGAAGACACGAAAGAAGCGGCTGAAGGCGAAGAGCCTGTTGTTGAGACTAAACAAATTCCGCTCACTGATGAACAAATTCAGCAAATTGAAGGCCTTGTTCGTGAAGCGATGGCTATTCCCAAGAACGTGGTGACTCATTAA
- the fliF_3 gene encoding flagellar MS-ring protein, with protein MNAEKTDVVNQKKGFNAIINRIKADPKIPLIIAGSAAIAIFVAAFLWLQSPDYKVLYSNLSDKDGGEIVTQLTQMNVPYRLSQNGAAIMVPDNQVHELRLKLAQAGLPKGGAAGFELLDKEKFGISQFSEQINYQRALEGELARTIETLGPVQNARVHLALPKPSLFVREQKSPSASVTVGLLQGRALDEGQINAIVHIVASSVAGMPDSSVTIVDQSGKLLTQPDALGRDLNSIQLKYVQELESRYQQRIETLLGPIVGRGNVHAQVTAQVDFSHTEETAEEYKPNQPPNQAAVRSKQLSQSEQNGGMLAGGVPGALSNQPVAPPQAPIETPKRKKVRKQMKPIQRALIVH; from the coding sequence ATGAATGCCGAAAAAACCGACGTTGTGAACCAGAAAAAGGGTTTTAACGCCATTATTAACCGGATTAAAGCCGATCCGAAAATTCCGCTCATTATTGCGGGTTCGGCGGCAATTGCCATTTTTGTTGCTGCATTTTTATGGTTACAAAGCCCTGATTACAAGGTGCTTTATAGTAATCTTAGCGATAAAGACGGTGGCGAAATTGTCACACAGTTAACACAAATGAACGTACCTTATCGCTTGTCACAAAATGGCGCAGCGATCATGGTGCCTGACAATCAGGTTCATGAATTACGCCTGAAACTCGCGCAAGCGGGACTTCCTAAAGGCGGCGCTGCCGGTTTTGAACTGTTAGATAAAGAAAAGTTCGGGATCAGCCAATTTAGTGAACAGATTAACTATCAACGTGCACTTGAAGGTGAGCTTGCTCGCACTATCGAGACATTAGGTCCTGTACAAAATGCTCGTGTTCATTTAGCACTACCAAAACCATCCCTTTTTGTTCGTGAACAGAAATCCCCTTCTGCATCCGTTACGGTGGGTCTTTTACAGGGTAGAGCACTGGATGAAGGTCAAATTAATGCCATTGTGCATATCGTTGCAAGCAGTGTTGCAGGCATGCCTGACAGCAGTGTGACCATTGTTGACCAAAGTGGAAAATTATTGACACAACCTGATGCGTTAGGTCGTGACCTTAACTCTATTCAGCTGAAATATGTTCAAGAGCTAGAAAGTCGTTACCAGCAACGTATTGAAACGTTACTTGGTCCAATTGTGGGTCGTGGAAATGTTCATGCTCAGGTGACTGCTCAAGTTGACTTCTCTCATACTGAAGAAACAGCTGAAGAGTACAAGCCGAATCAGCCTCCTAATCAAGCCGCGGTGCGTTCCAAACAATTGAGCCAAAGTGAGCAAAATGGTGGCATGTTAGCTGGCGGTGTACCAGGTGCATTATCTAATCAACCCGTAGCCCCACCTCAAGCGCCAATTGAAACTCCAAAGCGCAAGAAGGTGAGAAAACAGATGAAGCCAATACAACGGGCACTAATCGTACATTAA
- the fliE gene encoding flagellar hook-basal body complex protein codes for MSIPAIESVLDKMQIQTLQASNIAKPQPVQAGFATQLVQAVGKINETRVNATNKVQAFTLGTPGVELNDVMVDMQKSSISLQMGVQVRNKLVAAYQEIMSMQV; via the coding sequence ATGTCAATTCCAGCTATTGAAAGTGTTCTGGATAAAATGCAAATCCAGACTTTGCAAGCATCCAATATTGCAAAACCCCAGCCAGTACAAGCAGGGTTTGCTACTCAGCTTGTTCAAGCTGTGGGTAAAATTAATGAAACCCGAGTAAATGCAACCAACAAAGTGCAAGCGTTTACCTTAGGTACACCAGGTGTCGAATTAAACGATGTGATGGTGGATATGCAAAAATCTAGTATCTCATTACAAATGGGCGTACAAGTGCGTAATAAGCTGGTCGCCGCTTATCAAGAAATCATGAGTATGCAGGTGTAG
- the ydgC gene encoding Inner membrane protein ydgC: MGLLAKALIGAFVVVLIAVLSKSRHYYIAGLVPLFPTFALIAHYIVGAERSIEALRTTIIFSLWAVIPYMVYLISLYVMINYVKLFTALATAVICWIISAWLLIQLWNKFHG; the protein is encoded by the coding sequence ATGGGATTGCTGGCTAAAGCACTGATAGGTGCATTTGTAGTGGTATTAATTGCTGTTTTATCGAAATCTCGTCATTACTATATTGCGGGATTAGTGCCACTATTTCCGACTTTTGCGCTAATAGCCCACTATATTGTAGGTGCTGAACGTTCTATTGAAGCGTTACGAACCACCATTATTTTTAGTTTATGGGCAGTTATTCCTTATATGGTTTATCTAATTTCACTCTATGTCATGATAAACTATGTGAAATTATTTACAGCACTGGCTACGGCGGTTATCTGCTGGATCATCTCGGCTTGGTTACTGATTCAACTATGGAACAAATTTCATGGATAG
- a CDS encoding putative acyltransferase: protein MNWMLKSFSQLTTDELYAVLALRNQVFICEQQCAYQDLDGVDQDTLHLFAKGDDNQQIIAYARLLPQGIAFKESINRASDCRSKSAGKWHCSSINKRGDCNDMSSI, encoded by the coding sequence ATGAATTGGATGTTAAAATCATTCTCACAACTTACGACGGATGAGCTTTACGCTGTTTTAGCCTTAAGAAATCAAGTTTTTATTTGTGAACAACAATGTGCTTATCAAGATTTGGATGGGGTAGATCAAGACACATTACATCTGTTTGCAAAAGGAGACGATAATCAGCAAATTATTGCTTATGCTCGTTTATTACCTCAAGGTATTGCCTTTAAAGAAAGCATCAATAGGGCGAGTGATTGTCGCTCAAAATCGGCGGGGAAGTGGCATTGCTCATCAATTAATAAAAGAGGCGATTGCAACGACATGTCGTCAATTTAA
- the fliT gene encoding flagella protein, with product MDIMVAYEQVLKSSEQMLTLAKDQQWDKLIEMEMDYLKSVENITKMIKPADSELRLQQRLTDMLKKILENENETRNLLRARLDELGVLIRQTEQEQRVQNSYGQFTEHSYYPDLNLK from the coding sequence ATGGATATTATGGTGGCTTACGAGCAGGTTTTAAAATCAAGTGAGCAAATGTTAACGCTTGCCAAAGATCAGCAATGGGATAAGCTGATAGAAATGGAAATGGATTATTTAAAAAGCGTAGAAAATATCACTAAGATGATAAAACCTGCAGATAGTGAGCTGAGACTACAACAACGCCTCACAGATATGCTAAAGAAAATCTTAGAAAACGAAAATGAGACGCGAAATTTATTACGGGCTCGTCTAGATGAGCTCGGCGTGTTAATTAGACAGACTGAACAAGAGCAGAGGGTACAAAATAGCTATGGTCAGTTTACAGAACATAGTTATTATCCTGATCTCAACCTTAAATAA
- the fliS gene encoding flagellar protein FliS, with the protein MYQQSASKMYAQIDVESEILNATPYQLIQILFNGALSALRRALILMEQGNIAGKGENISKAINIIGNGLKQGLDKEKGGELAENLELLYDYMVNQLLDANLNNNPEKIHEVIKLLTEISDAWQQIGTQINSY; encoded by the coding sequence ATGTATCAACAATCAGCCAGTAAAATGTATGCTCAAATCGACGTTGAAAGCGAGATTTTAAATGCCACGCCTTACCAGCTGATCCAGATCCTATTTAATGGGGCGCTTAGCGCCCTTCGCCGTGCCTTAATATTAATGGAACAAGGGAATATCGCTGGTAAAGGCGAAAATATTTCTAAAGCCATTAATATTATTGGCAACGGATTAAAACAAGGTCTGGATAAAGAAAAAGGGGGCGAGCTTGCAGAGAATCTGGAGCTCCTTTATGACTATATGGTTAATCAGCTACTCGATGCCAATTTAAACAATAACCCAGAAAAAATTCATGAAGTCATCAAGCTCTTAACTGAAATTTCTGATGCTTGGCAACAAATCGGCACACAGATTAATTCTTATTAA
- the fliD gene encoding flagellar capping protein: MAGIASLGVGSGMPFNQTLAQLEAAENKRLEPLDKQMKSYEAKITAYGKIRGQLDKLQKASEDLKKFDKIVATKVDDEFDAFKVTTDGKASIGNYTVSIKELAHAQTLKSRAVNDVKIPIGKTLGEGNNRTLVITQPGEEKPLRIELTDDQTSMIELRDAINKKEGNVSATIVKAKDGVNHLVLTSRKEGTESEMTIKVEGDDELNNFISYSSSSKTGAMQEIVEANNAKLTINGIEIERQTNEIKDAPEGIILNLKKTTFDNKDKTDKPEIVTVARNIEPMKKAIQAWTDAYNELNSTYKSLTKYTQVDKGETASKDNGVLLGDTTSRMIMSELKSFVTSSQNTSDLDTLNKMGIKFKVDGSLDIDSKKLDEALKEKPANVKEFFMGDGKETGFGTQTYNYLKKTLQSNDGTLDIATDGVKKRKKTLDSQIKNTERNIAATMERYKNQFQQLDKMINSMTNSSASIGRLLM, encoded by the coding sequence ATGGCTGGTATTGCTTCACTAGGCGTGGGCTCAGGGATGCCTTTTAACCAAACATTGGCACAATTAGAGGCGGCGGAAAATAAACGCCTTGAACCCCTTGATAAACAGATGAAAAGCTACGAAGCGAAAATTACCGCTTATGGTAAAATTCGTGGCCAACTTGATAAGTTACAAAAAGCATCAGAAGATTTAAAAAAATTCGATAAAATTGTTGCAACAAAAGTTGATGATGAGTTTGACGCCTTTAAAGTGACGACGGATGGTAAAGCCAGTATTGGTAACTATACCGTATCTATTAAAGAGCTTGCTCATGCACAAACATTAAAATCCAGAGCTGTAAATGATGTAAAAATACCTATTGGAAAAACATTAGGTGAAGGTAACAATCGTACTTTAGTAATTACCCAACCAGGTGAAGAAAAACCATTACGTATTGAGTTAACTGACGATCAAACTTCTATGATTGAATTGCGCGATGCAATCAATAAAAAAGAGGGAAATGTTTCAGCAACTATCGTTAAAGCTAAAGATGGTGTTAACCACTTAGTACTCACTTCTCGTAAAGAAGGTACTGAGTCAGAAATGACCATAAAAGTGGAAGGAGATGACGAACTTAATAATTTCATTAGCTACTCTTCAAGCAGTAAAACTGGCGCAATGCAGGAAATCGTTGAAGCAAATAATGCCAAATTAACGATCAATGGTATTGAAATTGAGCGTCAGACTAATGAGATTAAAGATGCACCTGAAGGGATCATCTTAAATCTTAAAAAAACGACCTTTGATAATAAAGACAAAACCGATAAACCTGAAATCGTGACTGTTGCTCGTAATATTGAGCCAATGAAAAAAGCTATCCAAGCTTGGACAGACGCTTATAACGAATTAAACAGTACTTATAAATCTCTGACTAAATATACGCAAGTAGATAAAGGTGAAACCGCGTCTAAAGATAATGGCGTATTACTTGGCGATACCACCAGCCGTATGATTATGTCTGAACTAAAGAGTTTTGTTACAAGCTCACAAAATACATCAGATCTAGACACCCTCAATAAAATGGGGATTAAATTTAAGGTTGATGGCTCTTTAGATATCGATAGCAAAAAACTGGATGAAGCATTAAAAGAAAAACCCGCTAACGTTAAAGAATTTTTTATGGGTGATGGTAAAGAAACCGGTTTTGGTACTCAAACCTATAATTACCTGAAAAAAACGCTGCAATCTAATGATGGTACATTGGATATTGCCACTGACGGTGTAAAAAAACGCAAGAAAACATTAGATAGTCAAATTAAAAACACGGAACGCAATATTGCTGCCACGATGGAACGTTATAAAAACCAGTTCCAACAGTTAGATAAAATGATCAACTCCATGACTAACTCTAGTGCCTCAATCGGCCGTTTATTAATGTAA